CGGACGTCCATTTCCAGGTATTCCACCAGCGACAGCGCGGTGCTCACCGACGGACTGACCACCTGGTCGGCTCCGGCCCGCTTCATCTTGGCTACCGACTCCTCGTTCCGAACCCTCGCGACTATCCGCAGGCCTTCGGGACCCAGAGTCCGAGCCGAAAGGCAGACGAAGAGCGAATCGGCATCTCGCGTCAGGCAGGCGACGAGTCCCACGGCACGGGTCACGCCGGCCCTCCGAAGCACCTCGTCCGAGGTCGCGTCGCCGCGGTAAAGGTCCTCTCCGCCCCCGTCCTCCTTCAGTTGCCTTATCTTACCCTCGTCGACCTCGATCATCACGCATCGAAGGCCGTCCGCGCGGATCTTGCCGGCCACCAACCGACCCGTCCTGCCGGCGCCGCACACGATAACGTGACCGTTCACTCTTCTCAGCTCCCTGCCGATGGACCAGTCGCCCAACGCCCGTTTGAGGTCGTACTCAACCAAGGCCTCGGTTATGGTCGCGAACCAGACGGCGATCGCGGTGATGCCCGCCACGAGCAGCGATAGGGTGAGCGCGCGACCAGCCGTCGAAAGTGGAAAAATCTCGCTGTAACCTACTGCGGAGACGGTTATCGCCGCCATGTACAGGGAATCTCCCAGGGACTGCCCTTCGATGAGCATGTACCCGATCGTTCCCCCCGAGACCACGAAGACGACGAAGCACGCAGCCAGCATGAGTCGCCGGACCCACTTCCTCAGCATAGCGGTTCGCGTTCGCCGAGCCTTGGGTGTCGGTGCGCACGGGTGGTTGCGGTTTGGTTACGCATTCGCCATTATATGAGGTGAAGGGCTCATCCACGCCCGTTCGGAGTCACTCCAACCCCAGAGGAATCCCTCCCGATGAACAAGTCCGATCTTGCCGCCGCGGTAGCCGCCAAGGCCTCCATCTCGAGAAAAGAGGCCATGGACGCCGTAAACGCGATCTTCTCCTCCGACGACGGCGCCATAGTCGAGGCGCTCCGTAACGGCGACCGCGTTCAGGTTATCGGCTTCGGCACCTTCGAGCGACGCAGCCGCGCCGCGCGCACCGGCCGGAACCCGGCCACCGGCGCGACCATCGAGATCGCGGCGTCGCAGTACCCCGCCTTCCGGGCCGGAAAAGGCCTCAAGGACGCTTTCTAGGACGATCACGGCGTTCCGGCGGACGCCTTCCGGGGCCTCCGCCGGGTGCGGCGCGTTCTCGCGTCCTGCCCGAAGAGCGATCCGATCGGACGTTCCGGTCGTTTTGGGTTCGCGTGTCACGTGGACGATCGAAGTCCACGCGTACCGCCCTTCCCTTCAGGCTGCACCCGTTCAGGGCGCGTACGACGGTCTTGGCCACCTCCCGGCGGATTTCCACCAGGGTGTGGCTCTCCTGAATGGATATCTTGCCGACGTCGGTGCCGGCCACCTTGGCCTCCCCGGTGATCGCCCCGAGGATGTCGCCGGGGCCCGCGCCGTCGCGGCGGCCGCAACTGAGGAAAAGCTTCTCCCACTCCGGCTGATCCGAGGAGGTCGTCTCCGCCTGCGGCGTCGCCGCGTAGGGCGTGGCGGCGTTCGCGCTCGCTCGCCATAGGGAGACCGCCGCAGCCGCCACCTCCGCCGGCTCCATTTCCTCGAAGAGCGGCTGGAGCGCCGCCAGGTAAGCTGTCGTAGCCTCGTTCCCGGCCGTCTTCCGGATGGGATCGAGCAGGGCGTCGACCCTGTCCGGCGTCCTTGCGCGCGCAGGCCAGGGAACGCCGGCGTAACCGGCGGCCTTCAGCACGGCCTTCAGGTGCGCCACCTCCCTCGGCAGCGCCACGGCGGCCGAGATCGGCGACAGCTCGTGGCGAGCGTGCAGCTCCTTCGGCGAGTGCGGCAGATCGCAGCTCAGCACGGCGAGATGCGACGGAGGGATGCGGGGGGTCGAAAGGCTCAGCGCTTCCTGCGTCGAGGCGACATCGCGGGCGAGCCAGATTGAGCAGTCGGCATCCCCGACTCCCCCGGCGCCGAACCCCCGCAGGGCCGCCAGGTCCCCGAAATCCGCCAAGGCGTCGTCGCCCTTGCGGAAGACGATGACGTGACGGACGCCCTCCGCCATGAGTGAGCGCGCAACCTCGAGCGCGGCCTCCTCTCGGTCCTCCAGGGTGACCCGGTAGCGCAGACCGCCGCGGCCGCGAGGCGGTTCCGTAGCGGTCGGCCATCCGGTTATGCTCGGGGCCTTCCTGAGATGAGCCCTGCAGAGATCGCGCACTCCG
The DNA window shown above is from Gemmatimonadota bacterium and carries:
- a CDS encoding DEAD/DEAH box helicase — its product is MSVDELGLSDAVIEALTLEGIETPTAVQIAAIPAVRRGKDVFIEAGSGAGVTWAWASGLIDRLANGNGDSTGGIALVVAATEERAGYLAENVARVAAARGLAIAATGGVWRNAAGANLLFATPDDIAELVSAPDGSAPGDNNAPGLSPSGSLTVLHSTPSGRGLNEISALVIDQLSRLEKQHGLEQVGRLLGALPGDTQRIVTAFPATSGVRDLCRAHLRKAPSITGWPTATEPPRGRGGLRYRVTLEDREEAALEVARSLMAEGVRHVIVFRKGDDALADFGDLAALRGFGAGGVGDADCSIWLARDVASTQEALSLSTPRIPPSHLAVLSCDLPHSPKELHARHELSPISAAVALPREVAHLKAVLKAAGYAGVPWPARARTPDRVDALLDPIRKTAGNEATTAYLAALQPLFEEMEPAEVAAAAVSLWRASANAATPYAATPQAETTSSDQPEWEKLFLSCGRRDGAGPGDILGAITGEAKVAGTDVGKISIQESHTLVEIRREVAKTVVRALNGCSLKGRAVRVDFDRPRDTRTQNDRNVRSDRSSGRTRERAAPGGGPGRRPPERRDRPRKRP
- a CDS encoding potassium channel family protein; this translates as MLRKWVRRLMLAACFVVFVVSGGTIGYMLIEGQSLGDSLYMAAITVSAVGYSEIFPLSTAGRALTLSLLVAGITAIAVWFATITEALVEYDLKRALGDWSIGRELRRVNGHVIVCGAGRTGRLVAGKIRADGLRCVMIEVDEGKIRQLKEDGGGEDLYRGDATSDEVLRRAGVTRAVGLVACLTRDADSLFVCLSARTLGPEGLRIVARVRNEESVAKMKRAGADQVVSPSVSTALSLVEYLEMDVRNPNTGMKD
- a CDS encoding HU family DNA-binding protein, whose amino-acid sequence is MNKSDLAAAVAAKASISRKEAMDAVNAIFSSDDGAIVEALRNGDRVQVIGFGTFERRSRAARTGRNPATGATIEIAASQYPAFRAGKGLKDAF